ATAAAAGCATCTGCTTCATCCAGTTTTTTCTGGACTGAATTCAAATAATTATTCAATTTCCTATTGTTTCTATTCAGCAACACCACATGAACCTTATCCTGGTCATTCTTGAATCTCTTTCGCCCAATACACTGTAGCATCGTATCCACATCAAATATATCGCACACAATTAATTTAATTTGCTCATCTTTCAAATCAAAACCATTATCAAGCACTGTCGTGGTGAATAGATACTTACAGTCAAACCTATTTTGCTTGACCATGGATTCCACTTGATCATCATCTACATGTTTGAGATACTTTCTGTTTTTGCTGCTGCTTTTACTGCATACGAATAATGAATCGTCATATTTAAGATGAAGCTCATAAGCCTTTTGAATGCTATCTGCAAAATATATAATTTTATCGTCGGCTTTGTTGAATTTGTACTCGATTAGTTTTTCTACAAAATAAAAGTCTGTATAGAAGGATAATGATGCAATTTGATTAAATTTCCTTGGAATCGAGTAAGACCATATCTTATTTTCGGTTCGTTTGAGTCTGCGTCTGTATTGATCCTTTATGTAAGAAAATAGTACATGCCCAGTTGCGGACATAAAAATCCTGATTTGAGACTGTAAACTGAGTATAGCTTGAAGGGAATCATCAGAATTATCATTGAATCCGCTATCTGTAGTAAAGTAATGCGACTCATCACACACGATATATGTATACGGAGAAAAATCGTATTCCTCATCATTGTTTAGCTGGTTCTCAATCGTTTGATATAATTCAACTTTGATTCTTGAGGAATCCTCGACAGCTTCCTTATTCTGATCATACAGATTCTTTCGATTGACCAATAAAAGTATGTTTACATTTTGCTGATCCGCTAATTGTTCCAGCTTATTTCGAATAAAGAAGGATTTGCCCGATGCTGTGCCACTACTGATTAAAATGATATCTCCATTTTTCCATTCAGCCTCCTCCCCATTTATTTTCTCTGTTACATTTTGTTTGGGCTTATAATCATCAATTCTCATAAAACGCTCCTCACATGATTTCTAACATCTACATTTTAATGATTCGTTGCTTCCCATTCATCAATGGCTACAGATAGTTCTGGCGTTTTCAGATATATGGAAAATAAAACATTCGTCTTATAGTGTCGTGCCTTCGTTATAAACGAGAACCCCTTACTCGTCAGATAATTAAACAAATGGATATCATAACAATAAAAGTAGCTCATTCAGATTCACTCCTGTCATTGTGAAATTGCACCCATATATAGCAGGTGTCACCTAAGCGCCCGTGTTAACAGGCGCATAGCATGACCTAAGAATGTGTCACGTGACACCATTTACTCCACAGTAAGCAAATCATCCATTAGTTCATCAATTGAAACATGATTCTCTTTGGCAATATGATCTAATTGTTGCTTATAAAATTTGATTTCTTCCGTTAACGTTTCCAATGACTTCTCCTCTAAAGCATCGCTATAATTTTTACATCTTTTCAATTCATCTTGAAAGCTATGTAAATTCCATTTTTCTTCGATGTTGGTATCAGAGTGAAAGAGTTCATTTCGCATCTCATCCCAAAATTTTTCAACCATCCACGGTCTGAATTCGGAATCAAAGTGATCTTTATTTTTTTCCAAATCATAAACAACTGCAAAATCAATATCTTCTTCTGTTATGTTGGAGATATGAAGATGATTGATAATACAATTCATTTGAGCGGTTAAAGCGAATCCTCTATTTTTAGAAACAACCACAGAGCCAAGTACCTTATAATTCAAAATTGGTGAGATGATTAAATCGTAATGCCAATCATCTACCCAATTTTTGACTTCGTTCACGGTTAGCTTTTCTTTTTTTATGTCATGTTTCTCCCAAAATGCACTATGAAATTTCAATTGATAGTTTTCAAAATGACTTTCTTCTTTCTGTGAACCGTCTTCATGAATGAATTTTAAGGTCGGTTTGTTTTTTAGCAATCTGTTCAAAAACGATTCCATTTTCAGTAGTTGCTTGGCATGACCGTCCGAAATATATCCCTCTGCAATCCAATCGTGAATAAAAGGTAATAGTTTCAATAATCTTAAAC
The Paenibacillus peoriae DNA segment above includes these coding regions:
- a CDS encoding ParB/RepB/Spo0J family partition protein, with translation MNITLKLSQIVTNPNQPRKHFNEESLQELAASIVSDGLQEAILVRPQGDQYEIVQGERRYRASQMAGLDMIAVKVKELSNEEAFHLSVIENIQREQMTPIEEAHAFYEYVQRGYTHDQIAKKVSKNRAFVTSRLRLLKLLPFIHDWIAEGYISDGHAKQLLKMESFLNRLLKNKPTLKFIHEDGSQKEESHFENYQLKFHSAFWEKHDIKKEKLTVNEVKNWVDDWHYDLIISPILNYKVLGSVVVSKNRGFALTAQMNCIINHLHISNITEEDIDFAVVYDLEKNKDHFDSEFRPWMVEKFWDEMRNELFHSDTNIEEKWNLHSFQDELKRCKNYSDALEEKSLETLTEEIKFYKQQLDHIAKENHVSIDELMDDLLTVE
- a CDS encoding DEAD/DEAH box helicase family protein translates to MRIDDYKPKQNVTEKINGEEAEWKNGDIILISSGTASGKSFFIRNKLEQLADQQNVNILLLVNRKNLYDQNKEAVEDSSRIKVELYQTIENQLNNDEEYDFSPYTYIVCDESHYFTTDSGFNDNSDDSLQAILSLQSQIRIFMSATGHVLFSYIKDQYRRRLKRTENKIWSYSIPRKFNQIASLSFYTDFYFVEKLIEYKFNKADDKIIYFADSIQKAYELHLKYDDSLFVCSKSSSKNRKYLKHVDDDQVESMVKQNRFDCKYLFTTTVLDNGFDLKDEQIKLIVCDIFDVDTMLQCIGRKRFKNDQDKVHVVLLNRNNRKLNNYLNSVQKKLDEADAFIHGGVEEWKKLVGKFSRKSNYIIKDNAISDGKYISKKTVSRVKYLQAVATRDRIKAMLDQNRETNNFREETGGRKESDAYMMYISNLLHKNKITLIEKLFEKEELCSYLETIVGKRIYKDGQKQVIEKFDIKDYRGRLQKDISQLQSYLQSNHLKYAIGSFPDNRKKLEDGSNNPHKGKRYWLVSKFNE